A region from the Melioribacter roseus P3M-2 genome encodes:
- a CDS encoding winged helix-turn-helix domain-containing protein, producing MTDKSGKDFNYQKLDEVIHSRIRLAIMSVLIGLEEAEFNFLKEKVKATDGNLSVHLRKLEDSGYISSKKEFIDRKPKTTYKLTAKGRKAFEAYIEQLEKIIGKK from the coding sequence TTGACCGATAAATCCGGAAAAGATTTTAATTATCAAAAGCTCGACGAAGTTATTCATTCCCGAATTCGCCTTGCGATTATGTCGGTTTTGATCGGACTGGAAGAAGCGGAATTCAATTTTCTCAAGGAAAAAGTAAAAGCCACCGACGGCAATCTGAGCGTTCATCTGAGAAAACTCGAAGACTCCGGATATATCAGCTCGAAAAAAGAATTTATCGACCGGAAACCGAAAACCACGTATAAATTGACAGCTAAAGGAAGAAAAGCATTCGAAGCATATATAGAACAACTGGAAAAAATAATAGGAAAGAAGTAG